The following are encoded in a window of Candidatus Nitrosotalea sinensis genomic DNA:
- a CDS encoding acyl-CoA thioesterase, with product MSLKPKSADESKAEMTVRMFPSDANPAGNVFGGEILRQIDLIAGLVAQRHCKRNAVTASIDRVNFLKPVMVGNALILNARLNYVSRSSMEIEIHVEAENLFTGVKTLTNTAYVTSVALDENGRPTDVPPLLLVTDDEKKRFAEGEQRMLQRKRERKQH from the coding sequence ATGTCACTAAAACCAAAGAGCGCAGATGAATCAAAGGCAGAGATGACTGTCAGAATGTTTCCATCTGATGCAAATCCTGCTGGCAATGTCTTTGGTGGTGAGATTCTAAGGCAGATTGACTTGATTGCAGGTCTTGTAGCGCAGAGGCACTGCAAAAGAAATGCAGTGACAGCATCAATTGACAGGGTAAACTTTCTCAAACCTGTGATGGTTGGAAATGCATTGATACTAAATGCCAGGTTAAACTATGTCTCAAGATCTTCTATGGAAATTGAGATACACGTTGAAGCAGAAAATCTGTTTACTGGAGTTAAAACTCTGACTAATACTGCATATGTGACATCTGTAGCACTAGATGAGAATGGCAGACCTACTGATGTTCCTCCGCTCTTGCTTGTAACTGATGATGAAAAGAAGAGATTTGCAGAAGGGGAACAGAGAATGTTACAGAGAAAAAGAGAACGAAAACAGCATTAG